Proteins encoded within one genomic window of Sulfurovum sp. XGS-02:
- the pckA gene encoding phosphoenolpyruvate carboxykinase (ATP): MSTKTPNGLDKLGLKDIKDVYYNLSYDELQAHEVSRGECKISTSGTAMCDTGIFTGRSPKDKYFVDQAPSNEHIAWGDINAKIDKEIYDELLDLTLTQLSGKNIYVTDVYAGASAASKRSVRFVTEVAWQAHFVKNMFIRPTESELERFEPDFTVYNACKAVDEKYKEHGLNSDVFVVFNVEDNVAIIGGTWYGGEMKKGIFSMMNYWLPLEGKLSMHCSANVGKEGDVCLFFGLSGTGKTTLSTDPQRALIGDDEHGWDNHGVFNFEGGCYAKVINLDEKSEPEIYGAIVKDALLENVVADENGVVDYTDGSKTENTRVSYPIEHIENHKKDLQAGHPNNIIFLSADAFGVLPPVSKLTKEQAMYYFLSGYTAKVAGTERGITEPVATFSACFGEAFLPLHPTVYAKLLGEKIDEHGVNVYLVNTGWTGGPYGTGKRMSIKNTRACIDGILSGAILDTEFETLDTFNLSIPKTLEGVDTAVLNPRNTWEDKAEYDAMLAKLAGMFQENFHRYDGNGDEFDFASAGPQL; this comes from the coding sequence ATGAGTACTAAAACGCCCAACGGACTTGATAAACTAGGATTGAAAGATATTAAAGATGTCTATTACAATTTAAGTTATGACGAGTTGCAAGCGCACGAAGTAAGCAGAGGAGAGTGTAAGATCTCAACATCAGGTACAGCAATGTGTGATACAGGAATCTTCACAGGACGTAGTCCAAAAGACAAATATTTCGTTGATCAGGCACCTTCAAACGAACATATCGCTTGGGGTGATATCAATGCGAAAATAGATAAAGAGATCTATGATGAACTTCTTGATCTTACATTAACTCAACTTTCCGGTAAGAACATTTATGTAACAGATGTTTATGCAGGAGCAAGTGCAGCAAGTAAGCGTTCTGTACGTTTTGTGACAGAAGTAGCATGGCAGGCACACTTTGTTAAAAATATGTTCATTCGTCCTACAGAGTCTGAACTTGAAAGATTTGAACCGGATTTCACTGTCTATAATGCATGTAAAGCTGTGGATGAAAAATACAAAGAACACGGATTGAACTCTGATGTTTTTGTTGTATTTAATGTAGAAGACAATGTAGCTATCATCGGTGGTACCTGGTACGGTGGTGAGATGAAAAAAGGTATCTTCTCTATGATGAACTACTGGTTGCCGCTTGAGGGTAAACTCTCTATGCACTGTTCTGCCAATGTAGGTAAAGAGGGCGATGTCTGTCTATTCTTTGGACTTTCCGGTACAGGGAAGACGACACTTTCAACAGATCCTCAAAGGGCACTGATCGGTGATGATGAACATGGTTGGGATAATCATGGTGTCTTTAACTTCGAAGGTGGATGTTACGCAAAAGTGATCAACCTTGATGAAAAATCCGAACCTGAGATCTATGGTGCGATCGTGAAAGATGCACTTTTGGAGAATGTTGTTGCAGATGAGAATGGTGTGGTTGATTATACGGATGGTTCTAAAACAGAGAATACACGTGTTTCATATCCTATAGAACATATTGAGAATCATAAAAAAGATCTTCAGGCAGGTCATCCAAACAATATTATCTTCCTTTCAGCAGATGCATTTGGTGTCTTGCCTCCGGTAAGTAAGCTTACCAAAGAGCAGGCGATGTACTATTTCCTCAGTGGATATACAGCGAAAGTGGCCGGAACAGAGAGAGGTATTACGGAGCCTGTAGCAACCTTCTCTGCATGTTTTGGTGAAGCATTTTTGCCACTGCACCCAACTGTCTATGCAAAACTTCTTGGTGAGAAGATCGATGAGCATGGTGTTAACGTATACCTGGTGAATACTGGTTGGACAGGTGGTCCTTATGGTACAGGTAAGCGTATGAGTATCAAGAACACAAGAGCTTGTATCGATGGTATCTTGAGCGGTGCTATTTTGGATACAGAGTTCGAGACATTGGATACTTTCAATCTTTCTATCCCTAAAACACTAGAGGGTGTAGATACGGCTGTACTTAACCCGAGAAATACATGGGAAGATAAAGCGGAGTATGACGCTATGTTGGCGAAACTCGCCGGTATGTTCCAGGAGAACTTCCACCGTTATGACGGAAATGGTGACGAGTTCGACTTCGCATCTGCAGGTCCTCAACTATAA
- a CDS encoding DUF190 domain-containing protein — MKKMKKVEVIIESIYTNRLLEIFKEADVTGYTIIRDIEGYGSHGLKTADEANDLLSNNYIFTVCREEKFERMIEKIRAFIDRYGGKCIISDSLVLLHSKDSQQV, encoded by the coding sequence ATGAAAAAAATGAAAAAAGTCGAAGTCATCATCGAATCTATTTATACAAATAGATTATTAGAGATATTTAAAGAAGCTGATGTGACAGGTTATACCATTATCAGAGATATTGAAGGGTATGGAAGTCACGGATTAAAAACTGCCGATGAAGCGAATGATCTTCTTAGCAATAATTATATCTTTACCGTATGCCGAGAGGAAAAATTTGAAAGAATGATAGAAAAAATCAGAGCTTTCATAGATAGATATGGCGGGAAATGTATCATTAGCGACTCTCTCGTGCTATTACATTCAAAAGATTCACAACAAGTATGA
- a CDS encoding GyrI-like domain-containing protein, whose amino-acid sequence MKQETLDKKIKISNDLMFYFYKHIETDINIDELADHFKINKFYMHKIFKEVFGRNIYESIKYIRLQKASNLLLTNKYSTISEVANECGYSSQTSFIRAFKERFSMTPNKWRKGGYKDYSHKILLQSPKAQASTASFEVIQPQIIKMPQMSAYYIRHRGYAYDKSKLTWQKIQTWVYQNELKDYTEISLFHDNPTITPLDECHYVACIVPNDEKELKDQRLPSFNISGGVYAKFDFEGKRGDLLKLIHWVYHEWLPKSEYQTTTKPPYAVYHKNHYLNQDEEFAISFYLSIKF is encoded by the coding sequence ATGAAACAAGAAACTTTAGATAAAAAAATAAAAATCTCAAATGACTTAATGTTTTACTTCTATAAGCATATAGAGACAGATATCAACATTGATGAACTTGCAGATCATTTTAAAATCAATAAATTTTATATGCATAAGATCTTTAAAGAAGTGTTTGGGCGGAACATCTATGAAAGTATTAAATATATTCGTCTTCAAAAGGCTTCTAATCTTTTGTTAACAAATAAATATTCGACTATTTCAGAGGTAGCCAATGAGTGTGGCTACAGCTCTCAAACCTCTTTTATTCGTGCATTTAAAGAACGTTTTTCCATGACACCTAACAAGTGGAGAAAGGGTGGATATAAAGACTATTCGCATAAAATTCTCTTGCAATCACCAAAAGCACAAGCCTCCACAGCCAGTTTTGAAGTCATACAACCTCAAATTATAAAGATGCCTCAAATGAGTGCCTATTATATTCGTCACAGAGGCTATGCTTACGACAAGTCAAAACTCACTTGGCAAAAAATTCAAACTTGGGTTTACCAGAATGAGTTGAAGGACTATACAGAGATATCACTTTTCCACGATAATCCGACCATCACACCATTGGATGAGTGTCATTATGTAGCATGCATAGTACCAAATGACGAAAAGGAATTGAAAGATCAACGTCTTCCAAGTTTTAATATCTCTGGGGGTGTTTATGCCAAGTTTGATTTTGAAGGAAAAAGAGGAGATCTATTGAAGTTGATCCACTGGGTATATCATGAGTGGTTGCCAAAAAGTGAGTATCAGACAACAACAAAACCACCTTATGCTGTCTATCACAAAAACCATTATCTTAATCAAGATGAGGAATTTGCGATCAGTTTTTATTTGTCAATAAAATTTTAA
- a CDS encoding NADP-dependent isocitrate dehydrogenase yields MANLPKIIWSKIDEAPALATYSLLPIVNAFTKEAGVEVVESDISLAGRVLAAMGLQEDELSKLGEVVLQPDGNVIKLPNISASVGQLKDCIAELQGQGYDIPNYPENPVNSEEEAIQAKYNVCLGSAVNPVLREGNSDRRAAKAVKRFAQNNPHRLKAVDENCQAYVAHMGGKGDFFGHEKSVTSTADQKVTIALNGKELTSIDALAGEVLDGTFMSVAALRAFYKQTIEDAKAKGLIWSLHLKATMMKISDPIMFGHAFEIFFADVFAKYADTFKEVGVNPNMGMSDLEKKIAGHAQEAEIKAAFQAVVDSDAPKIAMVDSDKGETNFNASNDVIIDASMPVVVREGGKQWDRTGAAGETVAVVPDSTYAMFHEEMVADIVANGQYDVSTMGAMQNIGLMAQKAEEYGSHPTTFELAEAGTVTVTGSVDGEMMSFECEAGDIWRLARTKDIPIRDWVRLTVERTRIEGIPAVFWLDENRAHDAELIKKVNAYLKDYDTDGLDIRFMKVTDATRFTNAEIRKGNNVIAVTGNVLRDHLTDMYPILELGTSAKMLSIVPLIAGGGLFETGAGGSAPKHVDQFNETGHLRWDSLGEFLALAESLRMIGQKHEDAKLAAMTAGLDAANQGYLDNNKAPGRKVGQPDNKASHFYLAQYWAEALANGENAELAAKFAPVAKALKENEEKIMEELLAVEGQPQDVGGYFHPNDELAAKAMRPSATLNAIIDAI; encoded by the coding sequence ATGGCAAACTTACCAAAAATCATATGGTCAAAAATCGATGAGGCGCCGGCACTGGCTACGTATTCATTACTACCAATTGTCAATGCTTTCACTAAAGAAGCGGGTGTTGAAGTTGTAGAGAGTGATATCTCACTTGCAGGAAGAGTACTTGCAGCTATGGGTCTTCAAGAAGATGAACTCTCTAAATTAGGTGAAGTAGTACTTCAACCAGACGGGAACGTAATTAAACTTCCAAACATCTCTGCATCAGTAGGACAGCTTAAAGATTGTATCGCTGAGCTTCAAGGACAAGGATATGATATCCCTAACTACCCTGAAAACCCAGTGAATTCTGAAGAAGAAGCGATCCAAGCAAAATACAATGTATGTCTCGGTTCAGCAGTTAACCCAGTACTTAGAGAAGGTAACTCAGACAGAAGAGCTGCAAAAGCGGTTAAGAGATTTGCACAAAACAACCCACATAGACTTAAAGCAGTAGATGAGAACTGTCAAGCATACGTTGCACACATGGGTGGAAAAGGTGACTTCTTTGGTCATGAAAAATCTGTAACATCTACAGCAGACCAAAAAGTGACTATCGCACTTAATGGTAAAGAGCTTACTTCTATCGATGCATTGGCAGGTGAAGTACTTGATGGTACATTTATGTCTGTTGCTGCTCTTAGAGCATTCTATAAACAAACGATCGAAGATGCAAAAGCAAAAGGACTTATCTGGTCACTTCACTTGAAAGCTACAATGATGAAGATTTCTGACCCGATTATGTTCGGTCACGCATTTGAGATCTTCTTCGCAGACGTATTCGCTAAATATGCAGATACTTTCAAAGAAGTAGGTGTAAACCCTAACATGGGTATGAGTGACCTTGAGAAAAAAATCGCTGGTCACGCACAAGAAGCTGAGATCAAAGCAGCATTCCAAGCAGTAGTTGATTCTGATGCTCCAAAAATTGCAATGGTTGACTCTGATAAAGGTGAAACTAACTTCAACGCTTCTAACGATGTAATTATCGATGCTTCTATGCCAGTAGTGGTAAGAGAAGGTGGTAAGCAGTGGGATAGAACTGGTGCAGCTGGTGAAACTGTTGCTGTAGTTCCTGATTCAACTTACGCAATGTTCCACGAAGAGATGGTAGCTGATATCGTTGCTAACGGTCAGTATGATGTATCTACAATGGGTGCAATGCAAAACATCGGTCTTATGGCTCAAAAAGCAGAAGAGTACGGTTCTCACCCAACAACTTTCGAACTGGCTGAAGCTGGTACTGTAACAGTTACAGGTTCTGTAGATGGCGAAATGATGAGCTTTGAGTGTGAGGCTGGAGATATCTGGAGACTTGCTAGAACAAAAGATATACCGATTAGAGACTGGGTAAGATTGACTGTTGAAAGAACTAGAATCGAAGGTATCCCTGCAGTATTCTGGTTAGATGAGAACAGAGCACACGATGCAGAGCTTATCAAAAAAGTAAACGCGTATCTTAAAGATTACGATACTGATGGTCTGGATATCAGATTCATGAAAGTAACTGATGCAACTAGATTTACAAATGCTGAGATCAGAAAAGGTAACAACGTGATCGCGGTAACTGGTAACGTACTAAGAGACCACTTGACTGATATGTACCCGATCCTTGAGCTTGGTACTTCAGCGAAGATGCTTTCTATCGTTCCATTGATCGCCGGTGGTGGATTGTTTGAAACTGGTGCAGGTGGATCTGCTCCTAAGCACGTAGACCAGTTTAACGAAACAGGTCACTTAAGATGGGATTCACTTGGTGAGTTCTTGGCATTGGCTGAGTCACTAAGAATGATCGGTCAAAAACATGAGGATGCTAAACTAGCTGCTATGACTGCCGGTCTTGATGCTGCGAACCAAGGATACCTTGATAACAACAAAGCACCAGGAAGAAAAGTGGGTCAGCCAGATAACAAAGCATCTCACTTCTACTTGGCTCAGTACTGGGCAGAGGCACTTGCAAACGGTGAGAATGCAGAGTTAGCTGCGAAGTTTGCTCCGGTTGCTAAAGCACTCAAAGAGAACGAAGAGAAGATCATGGAAGAGCTTCTTGCAGTTGAAGGTCAACCACAAGATGTTGGTGGTTACTTCCACCCGAACGATGAGCTTGCTGCGAAAGCAATGAGACCATCTGCTACATTGAATGCGATCATTGATGCTATCTAA
- a CDS encoding sodium-dependent bicarbonate transport family permease, translating into MNLDLILQNILNPPILFFLLGMLAVFFKSELSIPQPLPKLFSLYLLIAIGLHGGYELSHSGLNTYIFTALSLAILMAIIVPIYSYFILRMKLDNYNAIAIAATYGSISAVTFITGITYLQTIGVEYGGYMVAGMALMESPAIVVGLVFATLFARGSEDKKETDWKEIFREAFLNPSVYLLVGALIIGIATGEKGWNSMEPLFGTLFKGMLAFFLLDMGLVAAKRIYELKKVGLFLIMFAIAMPIFNASVAILLGYFFELSQGDTLLLSLLAGSASYIAVPAAMRLSVPEANPGLYLPLSLAVTFPFNISLGIPLYYYFITILWG; encoded by the coding sequence ATGAATTTAGATCTAATACTTCAAAATATTCTAAACCCACCCATACTTTTCTTTTTGCTCGGTATGTTAGCTGTTTTTTTCAAATCAGAATTATCGATTCCGCAGCCTTTACCCAAACTTTTTTCACTCTATCTTTTAATAGCGATCGGGCTTCATGGAGGATATGAACTTTCTCATAGTGGTTTAAATACCTACATATTTACTGCACTTTCCTTAGCCATTCTCATGGCGATCATCGTACCGATCTATAGCTATTTTATTTTACGTATGAAATTGGATAACTATAATGCGATTGCTATCGCTGCCACCTATGGATCGATCAGTGCGGTAACGTTCATTACTGGTATCACCTATCTTCAAACCATTGGCGTTGAATATGGGGGCTATATGGTAGCAGGAATGGCACTTATGGAGTCTCCGGCTATTGTAGTAGGACTTGTCTTTGCTACACTGTTTGCTAGAGGTTCTGAAGATAAAAAAGAGACAGATTGGAAAGAGATCTTTAGAGAGGCATTTTTAAATCCATCCGTCTATTTATTGGTCGGTGCTTTGATCATTGGTATTGCAACTGGAGAAAAAGGCTGGAATTCCATGGAACCATTGTTCGGGACTCTGTTTAAAGGAATGCTTGCATTTTTCCTTCTTGATATGGGATTGGTTGCAGCAAAAAGAATTTATGAGTTAAAAAAAGTTGGACTATTTTTAATTATGTTTGCAATCGCTATGCCTATATTTAATGCATCCGTTGCTATTCTATTAGGGTACTTCTTTGAACTGTCACAAGGAGATACATTATTGCTGTCATTACTTGCGGGAAGTGCTTCTTATATTGCAGTGCCTGCGGCTATGAGGTTATCTGTACCTGAAGCCAATCCTGGGCTTTATCTGCCACTCAGTCTAGCGGTCACTTTCCCTTTTAACATCTCTTTAGGGATACCGCTATACTACTACTTTATTACTATTTTGTGGGGTTAA
- a CDS encoding P-II family nitrogen regulator, producing the protein MKKVEVIIESIYTNRLLEIFKEADVTGYTIIRDIEGCGSHGLKTADEANDLLSNNYIFTVCEEEKFERMIEKIRAFIDRYGGKCIISDSLVLLHEKK; encoded by the coding sequence ATGAAAAAAGTTGAAGTCATCATCGAATCTATTTATACAAATAGATTATTAGAGATATTTAAAGAAGCTGATGTGACAGGTTATACCATTATCAGAGATATTGAGGGGTGCGGAAGTCACGGATTAAAAACTGCCGATGAAGCGAATGATCTCCTGAGCAATAATTATATCTTTACTGTGTGTGAAGAGGAAAAATTTGAAAGAATGATAGAAAAAATCAGAGCTTTCATAGATAGATATGGTGGAAAATGTATCATTAGCGACTCCCTTGTTTTATTGCATGAAAAAAAGTAA
- a CDS encoding acetyl/propionyl/methylcrotonyl-CoA carboxylase subunit alpha → MSRKITKILIANRGEIALRIIRACKELDITSVVIHSDADSEGSWVQKADKSVLLEGHPVQVYLDYENIIKVAKELKCSAIHPGYGFLSESADFARACDENGIIFIGPKAEHIELFGDKITSKNAMKEIGVPVLEGTTTPITDKKEAEKISQEIGFPVIIKAAFGGGGRGMRVVHEAKQFDSLFDAATSEAKKFFGNGDVFIEKFVSNPRHIEVQVIADKYGNVVHLGERDCSIQRRHQKVIEIAPSPSLNDATRKELYRIAIRAMNRLGYENVGTIEFLLDANDNIYFIEMNTRLQVEHPVTEIITGVDIVQRMIQIAEGDKLHFLQEEIVFRGYAIEFRINAEDPLNNFMPSFGTIEKYLTPGGPGVRLDTSVYGGYSIPTNYDSMIGKLIVWALDWEGVVKKAKRALDEYYIEGLTTNIPFHKEIVCDESFQKGIFDTGFLDKRVEQFALLNTIAPTEDKRISSFFSKLMQKGLTSKKGDFI, encoded by the coding sequence ATGAGTAGAAAGATAACAAAAATCTTAATAGCCAATCGTGGTGAAATTGCATTGCGTATCATAAGAGCATGTAAAGAGTTGGATATTACGAGTGTAGTGATACACTCTGATGCTGACAGTGAAGGCTCATGGGTACAGAAAGCAGATAAAAGTGTCCTATTAGAGGGACACCCTGTGCAAGTTTATTTGGATTATGAAAATATCATTAAGGTCGCCAAAGAGTTAAAGTGTAGTGCTATCCATCCAGGGTATGGTTTTTTGTCTGAAAGTGCCGACTTTGCAAGAGCTTGTGACGAGAACGGTATTATATTTATCGGGCCAAAAGCAGAGCACATTGAACTTTTTGGAGATAAAATTACTTCTAAAAATGCGATGAAGGAGATAGGGGTACCTGTGCTTGAAGGTACAACTACACCTATCACAGATAAGAAAGAAGCAGAAAAAATTTCTCAAGAGATAGGTTTCCCGGTTATCATTAAAGCAGCATTTGGTGGTGGTGGTCGAGGAATGCGTGTAGTGCATGAAGCAAAACAGTTCGATTCACTCTTTGATGCAGCAACAAGTGAGGCTAAAAAATTCTTTGGGAACGGTGATGTCTTTATAGAAAAATTTGTAAGCAATCCACGACATATTGAAGTGCAGGTCATTGCAGATAAGTATGGGAACGTGGTCCATTTGGGCGAAAGAGACTGTTCAATTCAGAGACGTCATCAGAAAGTAATTGAAATTGCACCATCTCCAAGCCTTAATGATGCGACGAGAAAAGAGCTCTATCGTATTGCTATCAGAGCAATGAACCGTTTAGGGTATGAGAATGTCGGGACGATCGAATTTTTGTTAGATGCGAATGATAATATCTACTTCATAGAGATGAATACACGTCTTCAGGTTGAACACCCTGTTACAGAGATCATAACGGGTGTGGATATCGTACAAAGAATGATCCAAATTGCAGAGGGTGATAAGCTTCACTTCTTACAAGAAGAGATCGTGTTTAGAGGATATGCTATTGAGTTCAGGATCAATGCAGAGGATCCGCTCAACAATTTTATGCCATCATTTGGAACGATTGAAAAGTATTTAACCCCAGGTGGACCAGGCGTAAGGCTCGATACAAGCGTCTATGGCGGGTACTCTATACCTACCAATTATGATTCTATGATAGGAAAACTAATCGTGTGGGCATTGGACTGGGAAGGTGTCGTTAAAAAAGCTAAAAGAGCTTTAGATGAATACTACATAGAAGGTCTTACAACCAACATTCCATTCCATAAAGAGATAGTGTGTGATGAGAGTTTCCAAAAAGGTATCTTTGATACAGGATTCTTGGATAAACGTGTAGAACAATTTGCACTGCTTAATACCATCGCACCTACCGAAGATAAACGTATCAGTTCATTTTTCTCAAAATTGATGCAAAAAGGTTTAACTTCGAAAAAAGGTGACTTTATTTAG
- a CDS encoding ABC transporter ATP-binding protein encodes MKLNDIVVNYVKKIIKEDRKNIFHLFYYSILDAILVLSIPLASAIIINSVLAHASLSVVILGSIVLVLFLFITVLQLLKGYIVEKFQQKVFLQEGIEVATKALHLKHDDHEDEIQHRKLMNYFFDITSIQKFFPILLLDGLGLVIKIVVSLLLLLAFDPILFAAGALFFSIYIILLFLLGHNAAQSALDRSDAKHSTIYFLQHINEEKGSEKETLTKFNSYLSKYVQARKKLFQIIVRQLGFTYFAEGFIFSMFLIIGGYLVINGSLPLGEFVAAEIIVTSITYALKGFAKQLDYIYDMIEGLYKVNKLSVGLEDKRDG; translated from the coding sequence ATGAAACTGAATGATATTGTTGTGAATTATGTAAAAAAAATCATTAAAGAAGATCGAAAAAACATTTTTCATTTATTCTATTATTCTATCCTTGATGCTATTCTTGTTCTGTCTATTCCCCTCGCATCTGCAATTATCATCAACAGTGTATTGGCACATGCCTCACTCTCTGTAGTGATCTTGGGATCGATCGTCCTTGTATTATTTCTATTTATTACCGTTTTACAATTGCTTAAAGGGTATATTGTTGAAAAATTCCAACAGAAGGTTTTTCTTCAAGAAGGTATAGAGGTTGCAACAAAAGCATTACATCTAAAGCATGACGATCATGAGGATGAAATTCAACATAGAAAATTAATGAACTACTTTTTTGATATCACTTCGATCCAAAAGTTCTTTCCTATTCTTCTGCTTGATGGCTTGGGACTTGTGATCAAGATCGTTGTGAGTCTTCTTTTGTTACTTGCCTTTGATCCGATTCTATTTGCCGCGGGGGCACTCTTTTTTTCTATCTATATCATTCTGTTGTTTCTCCTCGGTCACAATGCAGCACAAAGTGCATTAGACCGTTCGGATGCAAAACACAGTACCATCTATTTTTTACAGCATATCAATGAAGAGAAGGGTAGTGAAAAAGAAACGCTTACCAAGTTCAATAGCTATTTAAGCAAGTATGTACAGGCTAGGAAAAAGTTATTTCAAATCATTGTCAGACAGTTGGGATTTACCTATTTTGCAGAAGGATTTATTTTTAGTATGTTCTTGATTATTGGAGGTTATCTTGTGATTAACGGAAGTTTGCCTCTTGGAGAATTTGTTGCCGCTGAAATTATTGTAACATCTATTACGTATGCATTAAAAGGATTTGCAAAACAGCTTGATTATATTTATGATATGATCGAAGGACTCTATAAAGTTAATAAGTTGTCAGTAGGCCTGGAGGATAAGAGAGATGGATAG
- a CDS encoding HlyD family secretion protein, translating into MDRFEFDALKLTETNPFVNRIGRFTFFLILFFIAILFLPWRQTVQGEGILIAYDPTQRIQSISAPIDGFIDSFYVSENEHVEKGMKLFNMIDPDKEYKTRVYKMKEDFEQQHQNIENELIVLKQKDTSLLNQKKIRMELYDKRYVQAEEQLKSLQLKYQAEKKNYEVLFNHFTRIKQLYLQKIESKKNYEKSENQYINAKTKLEKIEIDIEVQKRNLSIIQQEKQHFLEEIENQIRTLENNMLGVETRLNILKRDYEKHLTEIARYETSSVISQKDGFVMRILQNDKNTYIKKGQPIIRFSPDVNTSVLLLKVSDFNMPLMKEGLPVRIRFHGWPVLYIPGWPVIRFGTFGGIVKRVDPILHEKGAYYAYVVEDPNEPWPSHEKLRMGTNATAWVALSRVPIWYELWRLMNAFPANMVTPEKK; encoded by the coding sequence ATGGATAGGTTTGAATTTGATGCATTGAAACTTACTGAGACCAACCCTTTTGTGAATCGTATCGGGCGTTTTACTTTTTTTCTAATACTTTTCTTCATAGCCATTCTTTTTTTACCCTGGAGACAAACCGTTCAGGGTGAAGGTATACTGATCGCGTATGATCCCACGCAGAGAATACAATCTATCTCTGCACCTATTGATGGCTTTATCGATTCTTTTTATGTTTCAGAGAATGAACATGTAGAGAAGGGTATGAAACTTTTCAATATGATCGACCCCGATAAAGAGTATAAAACGCGTGTGTATAAAATGAAAGAGGATTTCGAACAGCAACATCAAAATATTGAAAATGAACTCATTGTCCTCAAACAAAAAGATACCAGTCTTTTGAATCAGAAAAAAATACGTATGGAGCTTTATGACAAACGATATGTTCAGGCAGAAGAGCAGCTCAAAAGTCTGCAGCTCAAATATCAAGCGGAGAAGAAAAACTATGAAGTCCTATTCAATCATTTTACCAGGATCAAGCAACTCTATCTTCAAAAAATAGAATCAAAAAAGAATTATGAGAAAAGTGAGAACCAATATATTAATGCGAAAACAAAATTAGAGAAGATTGAAATTGATATAGAGGTCCAGAAGCGTAATCTATCGATTATTCAACAAGAAAAACAACACTTTTTAGAAGAAATTGAAAATCAGATAAGAACACTTGAAAACAATATGTTAGGCGTGGAAACACGCTTGAATATCTTGAAAAGAGACTATGAAAAACACCTTACAGAGATAGCAAGATATGAAACATCATCCGTTATTTCACAAAAAGATGGTTTTGTCATGCGGATCTTGCAAAATGACAAGAATACGTATATTAAAAAAGGCCAGCCTATCATACGTTTTTCTCCCGATGTAAATACCAGTGTGCTTTTGTTAAAGGTCTCGGACTTCAATATGCCTTTAATGAAAGAGGGACTGCCTGTAAGAATCAGATTCCATGGATGGCCTGTGTTATATATCCCGGGATGGCCGGTGATAAGATTTGGTACCTTTGGAGGTATTGTGAAGAGAGTAGATCCGATCTTACATGAGAAAGGTGCCTACTATGCCTATGTGGTTGAAGATCCGAATGAACCATGGCCTTCTCATGAAAAACTTCGTATGGGAACCAATGCAACCGCATGGGTAGCCTTGTCACGTGTACCGATCTGGTATGAACTGTGGCGCTTAATGAATGCATTCCCTGCGAACATGGTCACACCGGAGAAAAAATAA